From a single Candidatus Chlorobium masyuteum genomic region:
- a CDS encoding VCBS domain-containing protein: MTGTSTANLTETDVVLTATGTLIVTDPDSPETFVARNAVAGSNGYGTFSIDTNGLWNYSTNGAHNEFAAGQSYTDSFTVSSADGTTKVVTVTMTGTNDAAVISGTSAVSVTETNAAITATGTLSATDVDGTANLFTAQSGVSGNNNYGTFSIGTNGVWTYTANSAHNEFVGGQTYTDSITVTAADGTPKVVTVTMTGTNDAAVISGTSAVSVTETDAALSATGTLSATDVDGTANLFTAQSGVSGNNNYGTFSIGTNGVWTYTANSAHNEFVGGQTYTDSITVTAADGTPKVVTVTMTGTNDAAVISGTSSASVSETNAAITATGTLSATDVDSSSAFVA; the protein is encoded by the coding sequence ATAACGGGTACCAGCACAGCGAACCTGACTGAGACTGATGTTGTCCTTACAGCAACGGGTACCCTGATTGTCACTGACCCGGATAGCCCTGAAACTTTTGTTGCCCGTAATGCTGTAGCAGGAAGTAATGGTTACGGCACCTTCAGCATCGACACGAATGGCCTTTGGAATTATTCGACTAACGGTGCACATAACGAGTTTGCAGCAGGTCAGAGCTATACCGACAGTTTCACGGTCTCAAGTGCTGATGGAACGACGAAGGTGGTAACGGTAACGATGACGGGCACGAACGATGCAGCGGTGATAAGCGGCACGAGTGCGGTAAGCGTGACTGAGACGAATGCGGCGATAACGGCGACGGGCACGTTGAGTGCGACGGATGTGGACGGCACGGCGAATCTGTTTACGGCGCAGAGTGGAGTATCGGGAAATAATAACTATGGCACGTTCAGTATCGGCACGAACGGCGTGTGGACGTATACGGCGAACAGTGCGCATAACGAGTTCGTAGGTGGCCAGACCTATACGGACAGCATAACGGTAACGGCAGCGGACGGAACGCCGAAGGTGGTAACGGTAACGATGACGGGCACGAACGATGCAGCGGTGATAAGCGGCACGAGTGCGGTAAGCGTGACTGAGACGGATGCGGCGCTGAGTGCGACAGGCACGTTGAGTGCGACGGATGTGGACGGCACGGCGAATCTGTTTACGGCGCAGAGTGGAGTATCGGGAAATAATAACTATGGCACGTTCAGTATCGGCACGAACGGCGTGTGGACGTACACGGCGAACAGTGCGCATAACGAGTTCGTTGGTGGCCAGACCTATACGGACAGCATAACGGTAACGGCAGCGGACGGAACGCCGAAGGTGGTAACGGTAACGATGACGGGCACGAACGACGCGGCAGTCATAAGCGGCACGAGCAGTGCGAGCGTATCGGAGACGAATGCGGCGATAACGGCGACGGGCACGTTGAGTGCGACGGACGTCGATAGCTCCTCGGCCTTTGTAGCGC
- a CDS encoding VCBS domain-containing protein, whose product MDKTLLSGTTQPGNVNMSNVAERSHSTNVWHHNYTSSDGLSHGRYDHAGIFGISRAIIEETNVSLSTRGTLIINNKESSLSFIEQTATVGRTGTFTIGTNGEWTFTANSAFNELNVGESITERFCVTMRDGTTQVVRVRITGTNDAAIITGTSSKTLSETDAAITTGGTLISADVDNISAFTAQSGVIGTNGTFSIGTNGVWSYTANSAFDSLNVGDSVIENFTVSTVDGTTHIVTVTINGANDAAVIRGDISATIVETDVPVTVTGQLAVADIDNQALFVVQTDTGGIYGRFSVDDSGFWSYIANSAFDELNTGEVLTENFIVSAVDGTTEVVTVTITGTNEILPDGGSVAESVPVLSSSGTKSAAIITGDINASVLESNTFITATGNLSVASNPLPFVAESGRVGSTGIFSIGADGLWNFTANSVFDGLNVGETVKESFTVSTVDGMTEVVTVTITGTNDAAVISGDFSANVLESNALITATGRLSAVDIDNPAIFSAQSGITGMYGVFDMGSDGAWSYRAGSAFDSLNIGDTVTESFTVSTVDGTSELVTVTIAGTNDAAVITGDSSASFVETNAAITVMGRLLVNDVDNPAAFVAQSESKGRTGTFSIGTDGIWSYTANSAFDGLNAGGKVKDFFSVFTSDGTSQVVSVTITGANDAAIITGDLSSTVFETNAAVSITGRLRAMDVDNPSIFVAQNGVMGLTGAFSIGMDGVWHYRANSAFDSLNVGETVTESFSVSTVDGTSEFVKVTIEGTDDASVVTGDFSASVAETDAAITTMGQLTVTDIDSSFAFVAQSSTTGNLGVFSIGIDGAWDFRAGSTFDNLNVGDTLTESFAVSTIDGTSDLVTVTITGTNDAAVITGSLRTSADEGDAAIMATGTLSATDVDSSSAFVAQTDVAGTNGTFSIGTDGVWIYSANSAFDGLNVGSSVTESFTVTTVDGTSEVVTVTINGTNDAAVISGDFSASVAETNDIVTATGHLTVTDVDNPALFVIQTDNAGVNGRFSIDGDGFWSYSSSSAFDYLNEGDSLVESFSVESADGTSQIVMLAIMGTNDAAVISGDFSASVAETNVPITATGHLTVTDVDNPALFVVQTNTGGLNGSFSIDDAGLWSYAANSAFDYLNAGDTLVESFTVSTVDGTTEIVTVTITGTNDALTTSQIVTQLTTSWGSGLTGYTFTWPADLSSISYAINEGTPTNVAGFTPSEGGSSLVQMSALQVATARLSFQLLDDIMAKSSGADHRLVQIADPSANITLNYSSNTGGGTYTISFGTVDTVTQNFSITAEQIWLSSAWSSNSDIGMSLGSYGLFTMIHEIGHALGLSHPGVYDAGNGGTITYQNNAAFAEDNRKYTVMSYFGGYLPGYGWYPDGTYSSFIFPQTPMLYDIAAIQALHGADTVTRAGDTVYGFNCNLALTDSERAIYDFTSNTAPIFTIWDAGGMDTIDCSGFTTQQIINLNPGTYSSLSGMTENVAIAFDCTIERAVGGSGNDVLIGSAALNYLNGGNGSDIYIVNRAGDHFAAEIADTGATGSDEVRFASTIEHDTLTLFAGETGIERVVIGTGIGITGVTTGTTSLNVDASAVLNPLVITGNAGANILTGTAYNDVLYGGKGNDILNGGNGSDIYHIFSSDEHTSAEFSDTGTTGNDDVRFGSTTANDTLTLYAGDRGIERVTATGTTALNIDASGVLNGLLITGNAGSNTLNGTAYSDTYTGGSGADTFVFDSHQQAPINSDTILDFQSGSDVLAFSKGSYSSITSSEGGLLSSAEFWSEAGATVGHDSDDRIVYDATTGKLYYDSDGNGSANALLVALIGTTAHPSLLYTDISIVL is encoded by the coding sequence ATGGACAAAACGCTTTTATCCGGTACAACGCAACCTGGCAACGTGAACATGAGCAATGTTGCAGAGCGGAGCCATTCAACTAATGTATGGCATCATAATTATACTAGCTCAGATGGTCTCAGTCATGGCAGGTATGACCATGCAGGCATCTTCGGGATTAGCCGGGCGATTATTGAGGAGACGAACGTTTCGTTATCGACCAGAGGCACGTTGATAATAAATAACAAGGAGAGCTCCTTGTCATTTATCGAACAGACGGCTACTGTCGGACGTACGGGTACGTTCACTATCGGCACGAACGGCGAGTGGACGTTCACGGCGAACAGCGCGTTTAATGAGCTGAATGTCGGAGAGTCGATAACAGAACGCTTTTGTGTAACGATGAGAGATGGTACAACGCAGGTTGTAAGGGTGAGGATAACCGGCACCAATGATGCGGCGATCATAACGGGAACGAGTAGTAAGACTCTGTCGGAGACGGATGCCGCAATAACGACAGGCGGTACGTTGATTTCCGCGGACGTAGACAATATATCAGCATTTACAGCGCAGAGCGGAGTCATCGGCACCAACGGAACGTTCAGTATCGGGACGAACGGTGTCTGGAGTTACACGGCAAACAGTGCGTTTGACTCTCTGAATGTCGGAGACTCGGTAATAGAAAATTTTACAGTTTCAACGGTAGACGGTACAACACATATTGTTACGGTGACGATAAATGGTGCCAATGATGCTGCGGTTATACGTGGTGATATCAGTGCCACTATAGTCGAGACAGATGTGCCAGTCACGGTCACGGGTCAACTTGCTGTTGCCGATATAGATAATCAGGCTCTCTTTGTGGTTCAGACCGATACCGGGGGTATCTATGGCAGATTCAGTGTTGATGATTCCGGATTCTGGAGCTACATAGCCAACAGTGCATTTGATGAACTCAACACTGGAGAGGTCCTCACCGAAAACTTCATTGTTTCAGCAGTTGACGGGACAACTGAAGTTGTGACCGTTACGATAACCGGTACGAACGAAATTCTGCCGGACGGTGGTTCAGTTGCTGAAAGTGTACCGGTATTGTCATCATCAGGCACAAAGAGTGCTGCAATCATAACCGGCGACATCAATGCAAGTGTGTTGGAGTCGAATACCTTTATTACAGCTACGGGCAATCTTTCGGTTGCCTCCAACCCTCTCCCTTTTGTTGCAGAGAGCGGCAGGGTTGGGAGTACGGGGATATTCAGTATCGGAGCGGACGGGTTGTGGAACTTTACTGCAAACAGTGTTTTTGACGGACTGAATGTTGGCGAAACCGTAAAAGAGTCCTTTACGGTTTCGACCGTGGACGGTATGACGGAAGTGGTGACGGTGACCATAACCGGCACTAATGATGCTGCAGTCATCTCGGGCGACTTCAGCGCAAATGTGTTGGAGTCGAATGCTCTGATAACAGCAACGGGGAGGCTTTCGGCGGTCGATATCGACAACCCGGCCATATTTTCAGCACAGAGCGGCATTACGGGCATGTACGGCGTATTCGATATGGGTAGTGACGGAGCATGGAGCTACAGGGCCGGCAGTGCATTTGACAGCCTGAATATTGGTGATACCGTCACAGAGAGCTTTACGGTATCGACGGTAGATGGTACGTCAGAGCTGGTGACGGTTACGATAGCCGGCACGAACGATGCAGCGGTAATAACCGGTGACTCAAGTGCAAGTTTCGTCGAGACGAATGCGGCCATAACGGTTATGGGCAGATTACTGGTTAATGATGTTGATAACCCGGCCGCATTTGTCGCGCAAAGTGAAAGCAAGGGGCGGACAGGAACATTCAGTATCGGAACGGATGGCATCTGGAGTTACACAGCTAACAGTGCGTTCGATGGACTGAATGCCGGGGGCAAGGTAAAGGATTTCTTTTCAGTATTCACTTCGGATGGTACATCGCAGGTTGTGTCGGTTACGATAACGGGAGCGAACGATGCAGCGATAATAACGGGAGATTTGAGCTCTACGGTATTTGAGACGAATGCCGCAGTTTCGATCACCGGCAGATTGAGAGCAATGGACGTGGACAACCCTTCGATCTTTGTAGCGCAAAATGGTGTCATGGGGTTGACGGGTGCATTCAGTATCGGGATGGACGGGGTGTGGCACTACAGGGCAAACAGTGCCTTCGACAGCCTGAACGTCGGTGAAACGGTAACGGAAAGCTTCTCGGTATCGACTGTAGACGGTACATCGGAGTTTGTGAAGGTGACCATAGAGGGAACCGATGATGCCTCTGTCGTGACGGGTGATTTCAGTGCCAGTGTCGCTGAAACGGATGCGGCAATCACCACTATGGGCCAGCTCACGGTGACCGATATAGATAGCTCGTTTGCTTTTGTTGCACAGAGCAGCACTACGGGAAATCTGGGCGTCTTCAGTATCGGAATTGACGGAGCCTGGGATTTCAGGGCAGGCAGTACCTTTGATAACCTGAATGTCGGTGATACACTCACCGAAAGTTTTGCGGTATCGACTATTGACGGTACAAGTGATCTGGTAACGGTGACGATAACGGGCACGAATGACGCAGCCGTGATAACGGGGAGTTTGCGTACCAGTGCGGATGAGGGTGATGCGGCGATAATGGCGACGGGCACGTTGAGTGCGACGGACGTTGATAGCTCATCGGCCTTTGTGGCGCAGACGGATGTAGCGGGAACGAACGGCACGTTCAGCATCGGGACCGATGGAGTATGGATTTACAGTGCAAACAGTGCGTTTGATGGTCTGAATGTTGGCAGCAGCGTGACGGAAAGCTTCACGGTAACGACGGTAGACGGCACGTCGGAAGTGGTAACGGTAACGATAAACGGCACGAATGATGCAGCGGTCATAAGCGGTGATTTCAGTGCCAGTGTAGCCGAGACAAATGATATCGTTACGGCAACGGGTCATCTTACGGTGACCGATGTAGATAATCCTGCTCTCTTTGTTATTCAAACTGACAATGCAGGTGTCAATGGCAGATTCAGTATTGATGGTGACGGATTTTGGAGTTATTCCTCCAGCAGTGCGTTCGACTACCTGAATGAAGGAGATTCGCTCGTTGAGAGTTTTTCGGTTGAGAGTGCAGACGGGACGTCACAGATTGTGATGCTGGCGATAATGGGTACGAATGATGCGGCGGTCATAAGTGGCGACTTTAGTGCCAGTGTAGCCGAGACCAATGTGCCGATCACAGCAACAGGCCATCTTACGGTTACTGATGTAGATAATCCGGCTCTCTTTGTTGTTCAAACCAATACAGGAGGCCTCAATGGCAGTTTCAGCATCGATGATGCCGGACTGTGGAGTTATGCAGCCAACAGTGCCTTCGACTATTTGAATGCGGGTGATACACTTGTAGAAAGTTTTACGGTATCGACAGTAGACGGAACAACGGAGATCGTAACGGTAACGATAACGGGCACAAATGATGCCTTGACCACGAGCCAGATTGTTACGCAACTTACCACGTCCTGGGGTAGCGGACTTACCGGTTATACCTTTACCTGGCCAGCTGATTTATCCTCAATTTCCTATGCAATCAATGAGGGGACACCGACCAATGTTGCCGGTTTTACCCCTTCAGAAGGAGGTTCCAGTCTGGTTCAGATGTCAGCGCTCCAGGTTGCAACCGCCAGGCTCTCTTTTCAGCTGCTTGATGACATCATGGCCAAATCATCGGGAGCTGACCATCGGCTGGTTCAAATTGCAGACCCATCAGCCAATATTACGCTGAACTATTCGAGTAACACCGGGGGGGGGACCTATACCATAAGTTTTGGTACCGTGGATACGGTAACCCAAAACTTTTCCATAACCGCAGAACAGATCTGGTTAAGCTCTGCCTGGAGCTCCAATAGTGATATCGGTATGAGTCTGGGCAGTTATGGCTTGTTTACCATGATCCATGAGATAGGACATGCTCTTGGTCTCTCTCATCCCGGCGTATACGATGCAGGAAATGGAGGGACTATTACCTATCAGAATAACGCGGCATTCGCGGAGGATAATCGTAAATATACGGTTATGTCCTATTTCGGGGGATATTTGCCAGGGTATGGCTGGTATCCGGATGGCACCTATTCCTCCTTTATATTTCCCCAGACTCCGATGCTCTACGATATTGCTGCCATTCAGGCGCTGCATGGTGCAGATACGGTAACCCGAGCCGGGGACACCGTATATGGATTCAACTGCAATCTTGCTTTAACTGATTCCGAAAGAGCGATTTATGATTTTACCTCCAATACCGCACCGATTTTTACCATCTGGGATGCTGGCGGAATGGATACCATTGATTGCTCCGGCTTTACAACACAGCAGATTATCAATCTGAATCCAGGTACCTACTCTTCTTTAAGCGGTATGACTGAGAATGTTGCCATCGCTTTTGACTGCACGATTGAAAGAGCGGTTGGAGGTTCCGGTAACGATGTGCTTATCGGCAGTGCAGCACTGAATTATCTGAATGGCGGAAATGGTTCGGATATCTATATCGTTAATAGGGCAGGAGATCATTTTGCCGCAGAAATTGCCGATACCGGAGCCACGGGTTCCGATGAAGTCCGCTTTGCCTCAACAATTGAACATGATACTCTGACCCTCTTTGCCGGGGAAACCGGTATAGAGCGTGTTGTGATCGGTACTGGAATTGGCATTACCGGAGTGACAACCGGGACTACATCCCTGAATGTTGATGCATCAGCAGTTTTGAATCCGCTTGTTATTACCGGAAATGCCGGAGCCAATATATTGACCGGTACCGCCTATAACGACGTTCTTTATGGAGGAAAAGGGAATGATATTCTCAATGGCGGAAATGGCTCGGATATCTATCACATCTTCTCTTCTGACGAACATACTTCTGCCGAATTTTCCGATACTGGAACAACAGGCAATGATGATGTGAGGTTTGGCTCAACTACAGCAAATGATACCCTGACTCTCTATGCAGGAGACCGGGGTATTGAACGCGTGACAGCTACCGGGACAACGGCACTGAATATTGATGCATCCGGAGTGTTGAACGGCCTTCTCATTACCGGAAATGCAGGAAGCAATACCTTGAACGGGACCGCCTATAGCGATACCTATACTGGTGGATCGGGTGCAGATACCTTTGTCTTTGATTCTCACCAGCAGGCACCAATCAATAGTGACACCATTCTTGATTTCCAGTCGGGCTCAGATGTGCTGGCATTCAGCAAAGGAAGCTATTCCTCGATAACAAGCTCTGAAGGCGGCTTGCTCAGCTCTGCAGAATTTTGGTCAGAAGCCGGAGCAACGGTTGGTCATGACAGTGACGACAGAATCGTTTACGATGCAACAACCGGCAAACTCTATTACGATTCAGATGGAAACGGGAGTGCTAATGCACTGCTTGTTGCCCTTATCGGCACAACAGCACATCCATCACTGCTCTATACGGATATTTCGATTGTTTTATGA
- a CDS encoding beta strand repeat-containing protein, producing the protein MTESFTVTTVDGTSEVVTVTITGTNDAAVISGTSSASVSETNAAITATGTLSATDVDSSSAFVAQTAVAGTNGTFSIGTTGEWTYTANSAFNELNVGTSVTESFTVTTVDGTSEVVTVTITGTNDAAVINGQSSAFLTETNAAQSATGQLTSTDVDGTANLFISQSGVARTYGTFSITTDGAWNYTMNGAHDEFVAGQTYTDSFTVEAADHTSKVVTVTLTGVNDAAVISGTSSASLTESDVVLSATGTLTSTDIDGTANLFTAQSGVSRTYGMFSIGTNGVWTYTANSEHNEFIAGQSYTDSIMVATADGTTQLVTVTITGTNDAAVIDGISTGYLTETNAIQSVTGLLNSADVDGTDNLFISQSGVARTYGTFSIGTDGAWSYAMGSAHNEFVSGQTYTDSFTVETADHTSTVVTVIISGSNDNASIAGTSTGSVTEDVSVTPQNTLVASGLLTVSDPDTGESVFTARPSVSGLYGTFTLTSDGNWTYTALNANTTIQALAYGASLVDSFTAVSGDGTASQVVTVTINGTYDPAYTQGVDTSLVSETNSPITTGGTMNPVIVDGSSAFIARNGVTGTYGTFSINTNGEWTYTASNAHNEFIAGQNYTDSFSVLTTASTAAVVMVTIEGTNDAAVITGDFSSSVAETDAAITTDGTLTVNDVDNSNDVIVPSEPLFSAYGTFSITAQGVWSYTANDAFDYLGAGSSLVDSFSIGTVDGTSAVVTITITGTNDTATIGGTSTGTVTEDVSVTGGMLNASGSLTLNDPDSGQSLFRIPENTGTYGVFTLSNSGAWTYSVNNSSVQSLGASSTLTDSFTAVSSDGTASKVVTVTIQGRNDAAILPAPTVSRDETDLPLVISESITINDPDTGESTFVTQSDTAGSHGKFSITEAGVWTYTANSAFNELNSGESYTDIFTVTSADHTTTTVTIIINGTDESGLVDVTAALTQAGEALSTSGQLGGGGTFITMTQQSGSYGTFSVDMNGAWSYDMNSAHREFVDGSIYCESFIVTTTLNASSTVTINITGINDAPEITGEIEVNVHETDSTITKTGLLYVNDYDGTAVFGEQTDVAGVNGYGIFSIATDGHWTFTTNDANNLLNIGDVVYDYLLLSAVDNLDLAATDVWLKVAIHGTYESIVDTYNVNSLTGTDNADALNGGWGNDSLTGGLGNDAFVFDTPPDIVNNVDTITDFNPADDKLYLSLSVYATLTLGELSADAFYIGSAAQELSHRIIYDDTTGDLFYDADGSDSGAAEKIATLTGAPLIDNTNFMAYGLVVGDSSDNTFTGTNFDDTISGGPGNDTLTGGLGSDVFIFDATPDPINNVDTITDFTHWEDKINLSGFVFDALTSSGELSAAEFYTGSAAHDSDDRIIYDVTAGDLFYDADGNGSGDAVKIAYLSGLPTIDNTDFIVI; encoded by the coding sequence GTGACGGAAAGCTTCACGGTAACGACGGTAGACGGCACGTCGGAAGTGGTAACGGTAACGATAACCGGCACGAACGACGCGGCAGTCATAAGCGGCACGAGCAGTGCGAGCGTATCGGAGACGAATGCGGCGATAACGGCGACGGGCACGTTGAGTGCGACGGACGTCGATAGCTCCTCGGCCTTTGTAGCGCAGACGGCAGTAGCGGGAACGAACGGCACGTTCAGCATAGGGACGACAGGCGAGTGGACGTACACGGCGAACAGTGCGTTTAATGAGCTGAATGTCGGAACGAGCGTGACGGAAAGCTTCACGGTAACGACGGTAGACGGCACGTCGGAAGTGGTAACGGTAACGATAACCGGCACGAACGACGCGGCAGTCATAAATGGACAGAGTTCAGCTTTTCTGACCGAGACGAATGCTGCACAGAGCGCCACGGGCCAGTTGACATCGACCGATGTCGACGGAACGGCTAATCTGTTCATATCGCAGAGTGGTGTAGCCAGAACATATGGTACGTTCAGCATTACCACGGATGGTGCCTGGAATTATACTATGAACGGGGCGCATGATGAGTTCGTGGCTGGTCAGACGTATACAGACAGCTTTACGGTAGAGGCTGCTGACCATACATCAAAAGTGGTAACGGTAACGTTAACCGGTGTGAATGATGCGGCGGTGATAAGCGGCACGAGCAGTGCGAGCCTGACGGAAAGTGATGTCGTGTTGAGTGCGACAGGTACGTTGACGTCAACGGATATCGACGGTACGGCGAATCTGTTTACGGCGCAGAGTGGTGTTTCCAGAACATATGGTATGTTCAGCATAGGCACAAATGGCGTATGGACGTACACTGCGAACAGTGAGCATAACGAGTTTATAGCTGGACAGAGCTATACGGACAGCATCATGGTAGCGACAGCTGATGGCACGACGCAGTTGGTGACGGTGACGATAACGGGCACGAATGATGCAGCGGTTATCGACGGTATTAGTACCGGTTACCTTACGGAGACAAATGCTATCCAGAGTGTTACGGGCTTGTTGAATTCTGCTGATGTTGATGGCACGGATAATCTGTTCATATCGCAGAGTGGTGTCGCCAGAACATATGGTACGTTCAGTATCGGTACAGATGGAGCCTGGAGCTATGCGATGGGCAGTGCACACAACGAGTTTGTATCTGGCCAAACGTATACAGACAGCTTTACCGTTGAAACTGCTGATCATACATCAACAGTGGTGACGGTAATAATATCAGGCTCGAACGATAATGCGTCGATAGCGGGTACGAGCACGGGTTCGGTGACGGAAGATGTTTCGGTCACTCCGCAAAACACACTGGTTGCAAGTGGTTTACTCACAGTCAGCGATCCTGATACCGGTGAGTCAGTCTTTACTGCACGTCCCAGCGTTTCCGGACTTTATGGTACATTCACCCTGACCTCCGATGGAAACTGGACCTACACGGCATTGAATGCGAATACTACGATTCAGGCGCTTGCCTATGGTGCCTCTCTGGTCGACAGCTTTACGGCAGTAAGCGGTGACGGCACGGCAAGCCAGGTGGTGACGGTGACAATAAACGGCACCTATGACCCGGCTTACACCCAGGGAGTTGATACATCGCTGGTATCGGAAACGAATTCTCCGATAACCACGGGCGGTACGATGAACCCTGTCATTGTGGATGGTTCATCGGCTTTTATCGCCAGAAATGGTGTAACCGGAACTTACGGCACCTTCAGTATCAATACGAATGGAGAATGGACATATACAGCAAGCAATGCACACAATGAGTTCATAGCAGGTCAGAATTATACGGATAGCTTTAGTGTTCTGACTACAGCCAGCACGGCAGCAGTAGTAATGGTGACAATAGAAGGTACAAACGATGCGGCGGTCATAACCGGCGACTTCAGTTCCAGTGTAGCCGAGACGGATGCGGCAATAACAACAGACGGTACGTTGACGGTAAACGACGTAGATAATTCAAATGATGTGATCGTCCCTTCGGAGCCGCTGTTCAGCGCATACGGCACGTTCAGCATAACAGCACAGGGCGTTTGGAGTTATACAGCTAATGATGCGTTTGATTACCTTGGTGCAGGCTCTTCACTGGTTGACAGTTTTTCGATAGGGACCGTTGATGGTACCTCAGCTGTTGTGACAATAACGATAACGGGAACGAACGATACTGCGACGATAGGCGGAACGAGTACAGGTACGGTGACGGAAGATGTTTCGGTCACAGGCGGTATGCTGAATGCGAGCGGATCACTTACGCTCAATGATCCTGATTCCGGTCAGTCTCTCTTCAGGATACCGGAAAATACGGGTACCTATGGTGTGTTTACGCTCAGCAATTCAGGAGCGTGGACCTACTCGGTCAATAATTCATCTGTTCAGTCTCTCGGAGCTTCTTCAACATTGACCGATAGCTTTACGGCAGTAAGCAGTGACGGCACGGCAAGCAAGGTTGTGACGGTTACTATCCAGGGTAGAAATGATGCGGCTATACTGCCCGCTCCAACTGTTTCGCGTGATGAGACGGATTTACCTCTTGTCATTAGTGAATCGATCACCATTAATGATCCGGATACAGGGGAGTCGACCTTTGTTACGCAATCGGATACAGCAGGCAGTCATGGCAAATTCAGTATAACGGAAGCCGGTGTATGGACATATACCGCAAACAGTGCGTTTAATGAGCTGAATTCTGGAGAGTCATATACCGACATCTTTACGGTAACAAGTGCCGACCATACAACGACCACCGTCACGATCATTATTAACGGTACAGACGAATCAGGGCTTGTGGATGTGACTGCAGCGTTAACGCAGGCGGGTGAAGCATTGAGTACGAGCGGTCAGTTAGGTGGCGGCGGTACTTTTATTACTATGACCCAGCAGTCAGGTAGTTATGGCACGTTCAGTGTTGATATGAATGGAGCATGGAGCTATGATATGAACAGTGCGCACAGAGAGTTTGTTGACGGATCGATATACTGTGAGAGTTTCATTGTTACAACGACACTAAACGCGAGTTCGACTGTGACGATCAATATAACGGGCATCAATGATGCTCCGGAAATCACTGGCGAGATTGAGGTGAACGTTCATGAAACAGATAGTACCATTACAAAAACCGGTCTGCTGTATGTGAATGATTATGATGGTACCGCAGTCTTTGGGGAGCAGACAGATGTTGCAGGCGTGAATGGATATGGCATATTCAGCATTGCCACTGACGGACACTGGACCTTCACGACCAACGATGCGAACAACCTTCTGAATATCGGAGATGTTGTTTATGACTATCTCTTGTTGTCAGCCGTAGATAATCTCGATCTAGCGGCAACTGATGTGTGGCTGAAGGTTGCGATTCATGGCACATACGAGTCCATTGTTGATACATACAATGTTAACTCCCTGACCGGTACAGATAATGCGGACGCCCTTAACGGGGGCTGGGGCAATGACTCCTTGACCGGCGGCTTGGGCAATGATGCTTTTGTCTTTGATACCCCACCCGACATCGTCAACAATGTCGATACGATCACAGATTTCAATCCTGCTGATGATAAGCTCTATCTATCGCTCTCTGTTTATGCTACATTGACCCTTGGTGAATTGAGTGCTGATGCATTTTATATTGGATCCGCAGCCCAGGAACTATCCCATCGGATCATCTACGATGATACCACTGGTGACCTGTTCTACGATGCCGATGGCAGTGATTCGGGGGCAGCAGAGAAGATTGCAACATTAACCGGTGCCCCTCTAATTGACAATACCAATTTTATGGCTTATGGGTTAGTTGTCGGTGATTCGAGTGATAATACTTTTACGGGCACCAACTTTGACGACACCATCAGCGGCGGACCCGGTAATGACACATTGACCGGTGGCTTGGGCAGTGATGTTTTCATCTTTGATGCCACACCTGACCCAATCAACAATGTTGATACGATCACAGATTTCACTCATTGGGAGGACAAAATTAATCTGTCGGGATTCGTTTTTGACGCATTGACCTCTTCCGGAGAGTTGAGTGCTGCTGAATTTTATACTGGAAGCGCAGCCCATGATAGTGACGACAGGATCATCTACGATGTTACCGCGGGTGACCTGTTCTATGATGCCGATGGCAATGGATCGGGCGACGCAGTAAAGATTGCGTATCTATCCGGTTTGCCGACCATTGATAATACAGACTTTATTGTGATATGA